The following DNA comes from Streptomyces sp. Ag109_O5-10.
GCGGAGCAGGCCCGGTCCCTGCTGGCCGTCGCGTGGTCGTGCACGGTGACCGCGGACGGCGGCCGCGAGGAGTACGTCGGCGCGCACGCCGTCGCCGACGACGGCCGGGTGCTGCTGCACGTGCCCGAGGACAGCGCCCTGCTCACGGCCGCGATCTGCGCCCCGCGCGGCGAGCCGTCCGCCGTGCTGGAGTTCGCCGACGTCGCGCCCGTTCCGGTGCGCAGCCGCATCCGGGCCCGGCTCTGGATGGCCGGCTGGTTCAGCCCCGGCGACGGGCATCTCGTCTTCCGGCCCACCCGCGTGGTGCTGCGCCGGCCCTCGGGCGCGGTGGCCGTCGACCTCGACGAGTTCGCCGCCGCCCGGCCTGACCCGCTGGCGGGCGCCGAGGCCCGGCTGCTCACCCATCTCGCCGACTCCCACCCGGACGCCGTGGAACGGCTCACCCGGCTCGTCGAGCCCGAGA
Coding sequences within:
- a CDS encoding DUF2470 domain-containing protein is translated as MGDEQAAWAAGPGAAEQARSLLAVAWSCTVTADGGREEYVGAHAVADDGRVLLHVPEDSALLTAAICAPRGEPSAVLEFADVAPVPVRSRIRARLWMAGWFSPGDGHLVFRPTRVVLRRPSGAVAVDLDEFAAARPDPLAGAEARLLTHLADSHPDAVERLTRLVEPESLHAATRVQPLAVDRHGLTLRIERTRAHGDVRLTFHAPADDVSQLTERMHVLLAQANAAASCPRTLQRQRADGDR